The stretch of DNA CGACTACTGGCGGCTGATGGAGCTGGCCGGCCGCTACGCCTACACCGGGCGCGAGTGGGTGGCGCGAAAGGTGGTGCAGATGCTGGGCGGAACCGAACTGGAGCTGGTGCACAACCACCACAACTTCGCCTGGAAGGAGCAGCACACCACGAAGTCGGGCGAAACGGCGGAGATGGTGGTGGTCCGCAAGGGCGCCACGCCCGCCTTTCCCGGGCAGAAGGGCTTCATCGGCGGGTCGATGGGCGACGACGCGGTGATCGTGCGCGGGGCCGAGGCGCCGGACGAGGAAACCGCCGCGGCGCAGCGCGAGGCGATGTTCAGCACCGTGCACGGCGCCGGGCGCGTGATGTCGCGCACGGCAGCGGCGGGAAAGGTTCACCGCAAGACGGGGCGGGTCATCACCCCCGGCCGCATCTCGCGCGAGATGGTGAGCGACTGGCTGGGCAAGCGCGGCGTGATCCTGCGCGGCGGCGGGCTGGACGAGGCGCCGCAGGCGTACCGCCGTCTGCCCAAGGTGCTGGAGGCGCAGGGCGCGACCATCCACATCGAACACGTGCTGCGCCCGCTGATCGTGGTGATGGCGGGCGCGGGGGAGATTGATCCGTACAAGGATTAGGGGAAAGTGCGTGAGTGCGTTAGTGCGGGGTGCGTGAGTGCGAACGGCAGTGCGGAGCCGAACCGGAGTTTTCGCCCTACCGGCGCACTAACGCACTCACGCACACAGCACTCACGCACTTCTACCGCGTTGCCGCCTCGAGCGCGCGGGCCTGCCCGCCGGCGTACCACCCGATGAGGGCGGGTTCCGAGGCGGCGGCGTGCACCGTGTAGAACAGCAGCCGCGCCACGCGGGTCAGCTTTTCCGTGTTCAGCCGCATCGGATCATCGGTGACATGGTGATCGTCGGGACGGTCCAGCGCTGTCAGAAAGAGGGCAGGCACGCCGGCGCGGACAAAGCTGGCGTGGTCGCCGCGGGCGAACCCGTGCAGCGCATCGTCCACGTCTGACGGCAACTGAAAGCCGAGTTCCGGGTGCGCGGCGTTCGCGCGGGCGACCGTCTCGCCGAGCGACGAGTATTCCTGGCCCAGGACGGTCAGCGTGCCGGGCGCGTTGCGGCCCCTCATGTCCAGATTGATGTTCGCCACGACGCGCCCGCCCGCGACCGTGGGGTGGGCGGCCCAGTGCGCGGAGCCGCGCAGGTTCCGCTCCTCGCCGCTGACGGCGAGAAAGACGATCGAACGGGCGGGCGCCATCCGTAGCCGGCCGAACGCTTCCGCCGCGGCGAGCAGGGCGGCGGTGCCGGAGGCGCTGTCATCCGCCCCGTTGTAGATGGAGTCGCCGCGTGCATCCGCGCGCCCGACGCCCGCGCGGGCAAAGTGCGCGGTGAGCACCACGTACTCGTCCCGCCGCGCGGGGTCGGAGCCGGGGAGCACCGCCACCACGTTCTGCGCGGCCACGCTCACGGTGCGCGCCGGGGCCGCCATCGACAGTTGCACGCCGGGCAGCGGCAGCGGCGTGGTGGATGAGCGGGCGCGCAGGGCCCCGTCATCCAGCCCGGCGGCGCGAAAGATGGAGTCTGCAGCATCCGCGCGGATGACGGACACAGGGATGGAGACGAGCGGGTTGGTCGCTTCCACCTGCTGCGCGAACCACGCGATGCTGTCCGCGTCCATCGCGGGATCCAGTACGAAGAGCAAGCCCGTGGCACCGGCTCGCACGGCGGACAGGACGGCGCCGCTCATCACAGGAAATCCGTCCACCGGGCTGCCGGCCAGGTGAAAGACGGCGATGCGGCCGCGTGCGCCTTCGCTCAGCGGCTGGGGCTGAGGGAGCGCGGGGCCCACGTACACGGCCTCGCCTTCCACCGCGGTCGAGGCGGCGAAGCTGAAGTAGTCCGCGCCGTACCGCCACTCCGTCCGTCGCCCGTCCGCCTGCATGGCAAAGCGGCGCTCGGACGCGGGGACGCAGGTGGCGTAAAAGGCGAAGCGCTGGATGTACGAGCCGCTGTCCCCCGCCGCGCGCAGCCCCGCCCGGCGAAAGATCGCGGCGATGGAATCCGCCGCGGCCTCCAGTTCCGCGCCGGGCGTGGCGCGGCCGCGCATGGCGTCGCCGGCCAGCCATTCCACGCGGGCGCGGAGGGACGGCTCGCGGATGCCTTCCGCGGCGCGGCGCACGTCGGCCTGGGCGTGCAGCGAAGCCGCGGACAGCAGCGCCAGCGGCAGCAGGTGTCGGGATCGGATGCGCATGAAGAGGTCGGGATCGGCGGGTCGTGGCGGCCGGGAGCGCCCGGATGGAGCCGAAGCATGACACCGGCCACGTACGAAAAGATCCGCGTCCGCCCACCCGGCGCGCAGGACACGGCCGGAACGCCGCACCATCCACGCCGGAAACTGGGCTCCCGTGTGGGGAGAGGGAGACAGGTGGCGGACCGAGGGTGATCCGCCCGTCTGGATGAAAAAACGGCCCGCGCGGGAGCGCGGGCCGGGGATCAGCGCGGGGGAACGACGTCCAGCGGCGGGGAGCCGCCCGGGGTGGCGGGCTGCAGCGGTTCCGCCGTAACGGGCCCGCCATCCGGCCCGGTAATCTCGCCGAACGTCTGAACCGGGCCCTGTGGCGGGCCGGTGACCCAGATCCGCGCCCCTTCCCGTCCGCGCAGCGCGTCGGGAAGGTTGGAGAGCGGAACGCGGCCGCCGTCCGTCATCCGCAGAAACCAGCGCTCGCCGTCACGCACGAGCACGCCGTCCGTCACCGGAATGCCGTCCACGGAACGCGCGGTGACCGCGGCGACCTGGAACGCGGCGGGCGACGTGCGCCGGCCGGTGACGGCCACCTCCACCCCGGCCAGGGCGCGCAGAACGGGTTGCTGCCCGGCGAGCGCGACCGCCCGCCCGTCCGCGGGGATGAGGACGACGAACGTGGCGGGTTCCGAACCGGTTACTTCCACCCGGCCGCGAAGCGAATCGGGGGAGGCGGCCATGGCGGCCGCCTCCCCCGGAACCGGGTTCCCCCGCGCGCACGCCACGGCGGCGAGCGCGGGGAGAATCCAGGCGGTGATCTTCATCCGCTTACTGCAGCCGCGCCACAGCCACGCGGAGCGTGCCGGGCAGCGCGCCACCGCCATTGCCCGACAGCTTGAGCAGCTGGGCCTTGGTCTGCGTGCCGGAGATCTCGTACCACAGCATGCCGCCGCCACGCATGGTGGTGGTGATGGGCGTCGCGGTGAAGCTGCCGAACGCGTACTGCTGCGGCGTGAGCGGATACGGCAGCGTGTACGTGCCGGGCAGGTCCGCGTTCAGCCCGGCGTAGATGCTGCGCAGGTTCCACGTCTGCACCTTGATGTCGTTGTTCGACGTGGTCAGCCCGGGGTAGTCGTCAGCCGCAAGCGACAGCGCCCATCCGCCCAGCAGGTTGTCGAGCGACGTGCCCGCGCGCGCCGTAAGGTTGGTGGCGCCGCTGGTGGTGCTCTGCGTCAGCGCCGTCAGGAAATCGGCGTCCGACGAGCCGTAGCGGTCGATGGCGTAGCGCACCAGCGACCACGAGTTCGCGTACCAGTAGCTCGCGTTGTCCGAGGCCGTCGCGCCAAAGGGCGAAAGCAGGCGCGCGTTCTGGCCGAACATGGTGGTGTACATCGACGAGAAGTGCCGCTGCATGATGCTGGCGGGGCGGCGCGTGTTGCCGTCGCACTCCGCGAAGCCCGCGGGCCGCACGTCGCAGTACAGGTTGATGGGGTTGGACGCCGAGCCGTAGCCGGTGTTGGCCTTCCACGCCACGTTGTCCACCGCGTTGCGCATCCACAGCTCTTCGCTGTGGCGGGCAAGGCCCTCTTCCAGCCACGCCGCCTCGTACGAAGGGGCGTTGTTGGCCACGCGCGCCGAGTTGGACGCCACGTGCTTGGCCTCGTGGATGAAGGTGGAGCGGATGGTACGGTACCAGTTGTCCGGCGTGTTGCCGCTGCTGTACCCCGTCGCGTTGACCACCGGCTGGTAGGCGTAGAAGAACTCGCCGAAGTTGCTGGCGCCGAAGGTGCCGGTGCCGGTGTACGGCCCGCCGACGGCCGGCGTGTTGGCGTCGTCGTTGGGGAACTGGTCGCAGCTCACCACGTAGCCCGCCACGCCGCTGAAGCTGTTGTTGATGCGCGGCGTGAACAGCGCGATCAGCACGCCGTTGTTGTCCGTCTCCGCGTCACGGCGCAGGATGTCGCCGAAGTTGGTGCGGAGGATCGGCTCCATGTCGTTGTTGAACTGGTCGCCGATCTTCTGGTAATTGGCCGCCATCGCGGGGCTGTTGGCGCTCTTGAACGCGTCCGGCGTGGCGTCGTCTTCGTAGATGGCGATCTTGCCGTCAAAGTACACCCGCGTGGCGCTGACGACGTAGTAGCTGTTGCAGATGTTGCTGACGTTGATGTTGGACACCCGGAAGGTGCGCGTCGGCGCCGGATCCTGGGAGACCACGCTGCGGTTGGCGCGCATGCGCGGGTCGCCGCGGAACTTGGCCATGCCCCGCTCGTACGCCACGCGGTTCTTTTCCAGCAGGTCCGCATGGCGGTCGTCGGCCGCGCGCTGCGCCGCCTGGGCCACGTAGCCGTCCAGCGTGAGGCCGGCGGGCACGGGAGCGGAGACGTTCGCGGGCGCCTGCACCGCCGGGGCCTCACCGGAGCCGTCCGCCGCGAAGGTAAAGGGCGAGTTGCTGCTGGGGCTGGTGCTGTTGCTGAACACCGACACCAGGTAGCGCGTCTGCACGCCGGTGGCCGTGAGCTCGTTGCAGGGCACCTCGGCGGCGTTGGTGATGATGAACGACTCGCCCACACCCAGCGTGCGCTGCGTGACCTGGAGCGGGCGGGCGACAGCCACACCGCGCATGCCGCCGCTCTGCACGTCGATCCCCACCGTGCCGCTGCTGACGCAGGGGACGATCACCGACAGCTGCGTGCTGCTGCCGCCGGTCACCGTGGCCGTGGCGCCACCGATGCGGACGGTGTTGCTGGCGGGGGTGGCGTTGAAGTTGTAGCCGGTCAGCGTGATGGCGGCGCCCGGCACCAGGGAGGCGGCCGAGACGTCGGTCACCTGCGGCGCCACCGTCTCGGTTTCACCGGCGGGCGTCTCGGTCTGCACGTACACCTGGAAGGTGAACGACGTCACGCCCGGATCCAGATTGAAGATCCAGCGGCGCGGGGTGGACACCTCGCCCGAGGCCAGGATTCCGTCCGCGCCCAGGCTGGTGCCCGAGTACTGGAAGTACGGCTGCTCTTCGCCGCTGATGCTGGCGACGCCGTCCGGGTTGGCGACGGTGGCCGAGCCGGCGGGGAAGGCCGCGGGACCCGTGTGAAAGAACACGCGCAGCCCGGTGGATTCCGGCGTGGAGCCGTCGGTGGTGCCCATGGCCAGGCTGGCCAGGTTCTGCACCGTCGCCCGGAACTCGAAGGCGCCGGCCGTCGCCTTGAGGCTGTCGGACGCCAGGCGCACGTACGAGCCCTGCCCGCCGTAGGTGTGCGTCACCCGGGACGGTCCGCTTCCCGGCGCCAGCAGCGCGCTCACGCCGCCCGCACCATCGGCGAAGCACTCCACCGACTTGTCGGCGACCATGGCGCGGCAGGTGAGCACGCCCAGCGCGCCCTCGGCGCCCGGAAGCGTCGCGCGCTTCTGGCCGGAATCGGTGGAGTCGGCGCAGGCAGCGGCCGCGGCCAGCAGCAGCAGCGCGGCGC from Longimicrobium terrae encodes:
- a CDS encoding M28 family peptidase codes for the protein MRIRSRHLLPLALLSAASLHAQADVRRAAEGIREPSLRARVEWLAGDAMRGRATPGAELEAAADSIAAIFRRAGLRAAGDSGSYIQRFAFYATCVPASERRFAMQADGRRTEWRYGADYFSFAASTAVEGEAVYVGPALPQPQPLSEGARGRIAVFHLAGSPVDGFPVMSGAVLSAVRAGATGLLFVLDPAMDADSIAWFAQQVEATNPLVSIPVSVIRADAADSIFRAAGLDDGALRARSSTTPLPLPGVQLSMAAPARTVSVAAQNVVAVLPGSDPARRDEYVVLTAHFARAGVGRADARGDSIYNGADDSASGTAALLAAAEAFGRLRMAPARSIVFLAVSGEERNLRGSAHWAAHPTVAGGRVVANINLDMRGRNAPGTLTVLGQEYSSLGETVARANAAHPELGFQLPSDVDDALHGFARGDHASFVRAGVPALFLTALDRPDDHHVTDDPMRLNTEKLTRVARLLFYTVHAAASEPALIGWYAGGQARALEAATR
- a CDS encoding IPT/TIG domain-containing protein, translated to MDNPILPRASRTARAGAALLLLAAAAACADSTDSGQKRATLPGAEGALGVLTCRAMVADKSVECFADGAGGVSALLAPGSGPSRVTHTYGGQGSYVRLASDSLKATAGAFEFRATVQNLASLAMGTTDGSTPESTGLRVFFHTGPAAFPAGSATVANPDGVASISGEEQPYFQYSGTSLGADGILASGEVSTPRRWIFNLDPGVTSFTFQVYVQTETPAGETETVAPQVTDVSAASLVPGAAITLTGYNFNATPASNTVRIGGATATVTGGSSTQLSVIVPCVSSGTVGIDVQSGGMRGVAVARPLQVTQRTLGVGESFIITNAAEVPCNELTATGVQTRYLVSVFSNSTSPSSNSPFTFAADGSGEAPAVQAPANVSAPVPAGLTLDGYVAQAAQRAADDRHADLLEKNRVAYERGMAKFRGDPRMRANRSVVSQDPAPTRTFRVSNINVSNICNSYYVVSATRVYFDGKIAIYEDDATPDAFKSANSPAMAANYQKIGDQFNNDMEPILRTNFGDILRRDAETDNNGVLIALFTPRINNSFSGVAGYVVSCDQFPNDDANTPAVGGPYTGTGTFGASNFGEFFYAYQPVVNATGYSSGNTPDNWYRTIRSTFIHEAKHVASNSARVANNAPSYEAAWLEEGLARHSEELWMRNAVDNVAWKANTGYGSASNPINLYCDVRPAGFAECDGNTRRPASIMQRHFSSMYTTMFGQNARLLSPFGATASDNASYWYANSWSLVRYAIDRYGSSDADFLTALTQSTTSGATNLTARAGTSLDNLLGGWALSLAADDYPGLTTSNNDIKVQTWNLRSIYAGLNADLPGTYTLPYPLTPQQYAFGSFTATPITTTMRGGGMLWYEISGTQTKAQLLKLSGNGGGALPGTLRVAVARLQ